From one Paenibacillus terrae HPL-003 genomic stretch:
- the tkt gene encoding transketolase translates to MTDQNQAIQKDENSTIDNLSITTIRTLAIDAIEKANSGHPGMPMGSAPMGYQLFAKTMNHNPNHPTWINRDRFVLSAGHGSMLLYSLLHLSGYDLPMEELKQFRQWGSLTPGHPEFGHTAGVDATTGPLGQGVAMAVGMAMAEAQLGATYNKDQFKVVDHFTYAICGDGDLMEGLSHEAASLAGRLRLGKLIVLFDSNDITLDGKLDLSSSESVAKRFEAYNWQVLRVEDGNDLPAIQKAIEEAQGDSTRPTLIEVKTVIGYGSPNKQGKGGHGGTHGSPLGADEAKLTKEFYKWVYEEDFYVPQEVREHFAKVKEHGIAANKAWDEQFAKYKAAYPDLAAQFETAVNGDLPEGWDRDLPKYTTEDKAVSTRVASGNALNGLAPNVPFLTGGSADLESSTMTHLNNLTNFTPEDYAGRNIYFGIREFGMAAAMNGMTLHQGVKVFGGTFFVFTDYLRPAVRLAALMGLPVTYVLTHDSIAVGEDGPTHEPIEQLASLRIIPNLTVIRPADGNETSAAWAYTLENKKNPVALVLTRQNLPILAATAEHAREGIKRGAYVVADATDGKPVAQILATGSEVQLAVKAQEALAEQGIQVRVISFPSWDLFEKQDKAYKDSVLLPEVKARLAVEMAYPLGWEKYVGDQGDILGISTFGASAPGDRVIKEYGFTVENVVNRVKALLK, encoded by the coding sequence ATGACTGACCAGAATCAAGCGATTCAAAAGGATGAAAACTCCACGATCGACAATTTGTCCATTACGACCATCCGTACGTTGGCAATTGATGCCATCGAGAAAGCAAACTCGGGACATCCCGGCATGCCGATGGGTTCCGCGCCGATGGGCTACCAACTTTTTGCTAAAACGATGAACCATAACCCGAATCACCCTACCTGGATTAACCGTGACCGTTTTGTACTGTCCGCAGGACACGGCTCCATGCTGCTGTACAGCCTGCTGCACCTGAGCGGCTATGATCTGCCTATGGAAGAACTGAAACAATTCCGTCAATGGGGCAGCCTTACACCAGGTCACCCTGAATTTGGACACACCGCTGGTGTAGACGCTACGACCGGACCTCTGGGTCAAGGTGTAGCTATGGCCGTAGGTATGGCAATGGCTGAAGCTCAACTGGGTGCAACCTATAATAAAGATCAATTCAAAGTTGTGGATCACTTCACGTATGCCATCTGCGGCGACGGCGATCTGATGGAAGGCCTGTCTCACGAAGCGGCTTCATTGGCTGGACGTCTGCGTCTGGGCAAGCTGATCGTATTGTTTGATTCCAATGATATTACACTGGATGGCAAGCTGGATCTGTCTTCTTCCGAGAGTGTTGCAAAACGCTTTGAAGCTTACAACTGGCAAGTGCTGCGCGTAGAAGACGGTAACGACCTTCCAGCGATCCAAAAAGCGATTGAGGAAGCTCAAGGCGACTCGACACGCCCTACGTTGATTGAAGTGAAAACAGTTATCGGCTACGGAAGCCCGAACAAACAAGGTAAAGGCGGACATGGCGGTACTCACGGTTCCCCACTGGGTGCAGACGAAGCCAAGCTGACTAAAGAATTTTACAAATGGGTATACGAAGAGGACTTCTACGTACCGCAAGAGGTTCGCGAGCATTTTGCTAAAGTAAAAGAGCACGGCATCGCAGCTAACAAAGCTTGGGATGAGCAGTTCGCCAAATATAAAGCGGCTTACCCTGACCTGGCAGCTCAGTTCGAAACAGCCGTAAACGGCGACCTTCCAGAAGGATGGGACCGTGATCTTCCGAAGTACACGACTGAAGACAAAGCAGTTTCCACTCGTGTGGCTTCCGGTAATGCACTGAACGGCTTGGCTCCAAACGTACCGTTCCTGACAGGCGGATCTGCCGATCTGGAAAGCTCCACCATGACACACTTGAACAACCTGACGAACTTTACACCAGAAGACTATGCTGGCCGTAACATCTATTTCGGTATCCGTGAGTTTGGTATGGCTGCTGCGATGAATGGTATGACATTGCACCAAGGGGTAAAAGTATTCGGCGGTACATTCTTCGTGTTTACGGATTACCTGCGTCCGGCTGTTCGTCTGGCAGCTCTGATGGGATTGCCTGTAACTTACGTTCTGACTCACGACAGTATTGCTGTTGGTGAAGATGGCCCGACTCATGAGCCGATCGAACAATTGGCTTCCCTGCGTATTATCCCGAACCTGACGGTTATTCGTCCAGCGGATGGCAATGAAACTTCCGCTGCTTGGGCTTACACGCTGGAAAACAAGAAAAACCCGGTTGCTCTGGTATTGACTCGTCAAAACCTGCCAATCCTGGCTGCTACTGCTGAGCATGCACGCGAAGGTATCAAACGCGGTGCTTATGTCGTTGCAGATGCGACAGACGGCAAGCCGGTTGCTCAAATTCTGGCTACGGGTTCCGAAGTACAACTGGCTGTTAAAGCTCAGGAAGCACTGGCGGAGCAAGGTATCCAAGTACGCGTTATCAGCTTCCCAAGCTGGGATCTGTTCGAAAAACAAGACAAAGCATACAAAGATTCCGTTCTGCTGCCTGAAGTAAAAGCTCGTTTGGCTGTAGAAATGGCTTATCCACTGGGCTGGGAAAAATATGTCGGCGACCAAGGCGACATTCTCGGTATCAGCACATTTGGCGCATCCGCACCTGGCGACCGCGTCATTAAGGAATATGGCTTTACGGTAGAGAACGTTGTTAATCGTGTAAAAGCTTTGTTGAAATAA
- a CDS encoding pyrimidine/purine nucleoside phosphorylase, producing the protein MTQFDGVSVVKKANVYYDGQVTSRTVILGDGSKVTLGIMLPGTYEFGTDSREIMEILAGDLKVLLPGTEEWLEIQGTATFHVPAQSSFKLEVRSVTDYCCSYPE; encoded by the coding sequence ATGACACAGTTTGATGGAGTCAGCGTAGTTAAAAAAGCAAATGTATATTACGACGGTCAGGTCACAAGCCGTACAGTTATTTTGGGTGACGGCAGTAAGGTTACATTGGGCATTATGCTGCCTGGAACGTATGAATTTGGAACAGATTCCCGTGAGATCATGGAGATTTTGGCAGGGGATTTGAAGGTATTGCTTCCAGGTACTGAGGAATGGCTGGAAATACAGGGAACGGCAACGTTCCACGTGCCTGCGCAGTCTTCATTCAAGCTGGAAGTACGAAGCGTAACGGATTACTGCTGTTCTTACCCGGAATAA
- a CDS encoding MBL fold metallo-hydrolase: protein MNRLIFLGTGDAMGVPRVYCDCLVCTEARTTGANVRLRSSVLIESETEDFMIDCGPDWRKQLEMRGLRFIRTILVTHAHFDHIGGLPEWADACRWTGNRGHLYAPQEVIDTILRQFSWLPGHLDLIPVDQGALLGGWNIRGWRVNHGKNGYAYAYRLEKDGFSWAYCSDSIGLNDAEILPLHNLDLLVLGTSFYHEEAEYATRSVYDMLEAQELIGRLQPNRTVFTHMSHDVDVTRNYGLLEGISLARTGMSLPLK, encoded by the coding sequence ATGAATCGGCTTATTTTTCTTGGCACGGGGGATGCGATGGGTGTTCCGCGTGTGTACTGCGATTGTCTCGTATGTACGGAGGCCCGCACGACAGGGGCCAATGTGAGGCTGAGGTCGTCTGTACTGATCGAAAGCGAGACGGAGGACTTTATGATTGATTGCGGCCCGGACTGGCGCAAACAGCTGGAAATGCGCGGGCTTCGCTTCATTCGTACGATCCTCGTGACGCACGCACATTTTGACCATATTGGAGGACTGCCGGAATGGGCTGATGCCTGCCGCTGGACGGGTAACAGAGGCCATTTGTACGCTCCACAGGAGGTAATCGACACGATCCTGCGTCAATTTTCCTGGCTTCCAGGTCATCTTGACCTTATCCCTGTCGATCAGGGAGCCTTGCTTGGAGGATGGAATATCCGGGGTTGGCGTGTGAATCACGGGAAGAACGGATATGCTTACGCTTATCGACTGGAAAAGGATGGCTTCTCGTGGGCCTACTGTTCGGATTCGATCGGACTAAATGATGCGGAAATTCTGCCCCTGCACAATCTGGATTTGCTCGTGTTGGGAACGAGCTTTTATCATGAAGAAGCCGAATATGCAACCCGCTCGGTATATGACATGCTGGAGGCTCAGGAGCTTATAGGGAGACTCCAACCCAACCGCACGGTATTTACACATATGTCTCATGATGTGGATGTCACACGCAACTACGGGCTTCTGGAAGGGATCAGCTTGGCACGGACCGGCATGAGCCTGCCATTGAAATAA
- a CDS encoding NAD(P)-dependent oxidoreductase, which produces MKNIGFIGLGTMGAPMASNLLKQGYGVTVYNRTASRCEPLAEQGARTASTPREAAEGQHLVITMVSDDHSIRDIYYGEDGVFAGLSSGVTVMDNSTISPELVKQLAAEADKLGCSFIDAPVTGSKPAAVDGTLVFMVGGDAEAIAAQSDVFDTLGKKVLHMGPNGSGAVAKLAHNTMVGINNLALAEGFAIAAKSGIPAESFLELVQLGSAGSKAADLKGRKIIEHDFSNQFSLALMLKDLKLAASLTDSQSIPAPMLSIAKSLFQAGQTQGYGDEDLSAVVKTYETWIGRTIGGKPLE; this is translated from the coding sequence ATGAAGAACATTGGATTTATCGGACTGGGCACCATGGGCGCCCCGATGGCATCCAACCTGCTGAAGCAGGGATATGGAGTCACGGTCTACAACCGCACCGCCTCACGCTGCGAACCACTGGCAGAGCAAGGCGCACGTACGGCTTCAACGCCCCGTGAGGCGGCTGAAGGCCAGCATCTGGTCATTACCATGGTCAGCGATGATCACTCGATCCGTGATATCTACTACGGCGAGGACGGCGTGTTTGCCGGTCTTTCGTCTGGTGTAACGGTGATGGACAACAGCACCATTTCACCTGAGCTGGTCAAACAACTGGCCGCCGAAGCGGACAAGCTGGGCTGCTCCTTCATTGATGCTCCAGTAACGGGCAGTAAGCCTGCTGCTGTAGACGGCACGCTTGTGTTCATGGTTGGCGGTGACGCAGAGGCCATTGCCGCACAGTCGGACGTTTTTGATACGCTGGGCAAAAAGGTGCTTCACATGGGACCGAATGGCAGCGGAGCCGTAGCCAAGCTCGCACATAACACGATGGTCGGTATTAACAACCTGGCTCTGGCTGAGGGCTTCGCCATCGCTGCTAAGTCCGGCATTCCGGCGGAAAGCTTCCTTGAACTGGTACAGCTCGGATCGGCAGGCAGCAAGGCTGCTGACCTGAAAGGACGTAAAATCATCGAGCATGATTTCAGCAACCAATTCTCACTGGCCTTGATGCTCAAAGACTTGAAGCTCGCTGCCTCGCTGACGGATAGCCAGTCCATTCCGGCGCCTATGCTGTCCATTGCCAAAAGTCTGTTTCAAGCCGGGCAAACACAAGGCTATGGAGATGAGGACTTGTCCGCTGTCGTGAAGACCTATGAAACGTGGATCGGCCGCACTATTGGCGGTAAACCACTCGAATAA
- a CDS encoding glucose-6-phosphate isomerase: MSKKVIFDYTKALSFVGQHEIDYFAEPIKLAHEQLHNQTGVGSDFLGWIDLPTNYDKEEFARIQKAAAKIQSDSEVLIVIGIGGSYLGARAAIEMLSHSFHNALPKDKRKGPAVYFAGNNISSTYVNHLLELIEGKDFSVNVISKSGTTTEPAIAFRVFRAALEKKYGKEEARKRIYATTDKERGALKKLANEEGYESFIIPDDVGGRYSVLTAVGLLPIATAGINIEEMLQGAADASKEYSNPNVAENEAYQYAAVRNALYRKGKAIEILVNYEPSLHFVSEWWKQLYGESEGKDYKGIYPASVDFSTDLHSMGQFIQEGSRNIFETVIQVENVPSHITIEADEDDLDGLNFLAGKTVDFVNKKAFQGTLLAHTDGQVPNLIVNIPDLSPYSFGYLAYFFEKACGISGYLLGVNPFDQPGVEAYKKNMFALLGKPGFEEQKAELEARLSE; this comes from the coding sequence ATGTCTAAAAAAGTTATTTTTGATTACACCAAAGCGCTCTCCTTTGTAGGGCAGCACGAAATTGATTATTTTGCAGAACCCATCAAGCTGGCTCATGAGCAGCTGCATAACCAAACCGGTGTAGGTTCCGATTTCCTGGGTTGGATTGACTTGCCTACCAATTATGATAAAGAAGAGTTTGCACGCATTCAAAAAGCTGCTGCAAAAATCCAAAGTGATTCCGAAGTGCTGATTGTAATCGGCATCGGCGGTTCTTACCTTGGCGCACGTGCTGCGATTGAAATGCTGTCGCATTCCTTCCACAATGCACTGCCTAAGGACAAGCGCAAAGGCCCGGCTGTTTATTTTGCAGGCAACAACATCAGCTCTACATATGTGAATCATTTGTTGGAACTGATTGAAGGAAAAGATTTCTCCGTGAATGTCATTTCCAAATCAGGTACAACAACAGAGCCAGCTATCGCTTTCCGCGTATTCCGTGCAGCTCTGGAGAAAAAATACGGTAAAGAAGAAGCGCGCAAACGTATTTATGCAACAACAGATAAAGAACGCGGCGCTCTGAAAAAACTGGCTAACGAAGAAGGCTACGAATCCTTCATTATTCCTGATGATGTAGGTGGCCGTTATTCCGTGCTGACAGCAGTAGGCTTGCTGCCGATTGCTACAGCTGGTATTAACATTGAGGAAATGCTCCAAGGGGCGGCAGACGCTTCCAAGGAATACAGCAATCCGAATGTAGCTGAGAACGAGGCTTACCAATATGCAGCCGTTCGTAACGCGTTGTACCGCAAAGGTAAAGCTATTGAAATTCTCGTGAACTATGAGCCTTCCCTGCATTTCGTTTCCGAGTGGTGGAAACAATTGTACGGCGAAAGCGAAGGCAAGGATTACAAAGGTATCTACCCTGCTTCCGTTGACTTTTCGACTGACCTGCACTCCATGGGACAATTCATTCAAGAAGGTAGCCGTAACATTTTCGAAACGGTTATCCAAGTGGAAAATGTACCTAGCCACATCACCATCGAAGCAGATGAGGATGATCTGGATGGACTGAACTTCCTGGCAGGCAAAACGGTGGACTTTGTAAATAAAAAAGCATTCCAGGGTACATTGCTGGCTCACACAGATGGACAAGTACCGAATCTGATCGTGAACATTCCTGATCTGAGCCCTTACTCCTTCGGGTACCTGGCTTATTTCTTCGAAAAAGCTTGCGGCATCAGCGGCTACCTGTTGGGTGTGAATCCATTCGATCAACCGGGCGTAGAAGCTTACAAGAAAAACATGTTTGCTCTGCTGGGTAAACCAGGCTTCGAAGAGCAAAAAGCTGAGCTTGAAGCGAGATTGTCCGAATAA
- a CDS encoding TetR/AcrR family transcriptional regulator, whose translation MARRAVEQELSRGRILEAARHLFITKGYRAISMRSIGQHLGYSHGSLYYHFKEKAELFYAIVIEDFNTLRGILLQGATGTPDDGLNRLEHLMLEFIRFGLENPYQYEIMFMMHDEELFAYCRTEQNRCLELFASMIRQELSDQGHPEEDCSRVPKSLFLSMHGFVSFYIQDGLTFEEIRPAALAHVKLLCRNL comes from the coding sequence ATGGCTAGAAGAGCAGTAGAACAGGAGTTGTCAAGAGGGCGGATTCTGGAAGCGGCCAGGCACTTGTTTATTACCAAGGGCTACCGCGCGATTTCAATGCGCAGCATTGGCCAGCATCTGGGTTACAGTCATGGTTCATTATACTATCATTTTAAAGAGAAGGCTGAACTGTTCTACGCCATTGTGATTGAGGATTTTAATACGTTACGCGGGATTCTGCTGCAAGGAGCAACAGGCACGCCGGATGATGGTCTGAACAGACTGGAGCACTTGATGCTGGAGTTCATCCGTTTTGGCTTGGAAAATCCTTATCAGTACGAAATTATGTTCATGATGCACGATGAAGAACTGTTCGCTTACTGTCGCACGGAGCAAAATCGTTGCCTAGAATTATTCGCGTCCATGATCCGTCAGGAATTAAGTGATCAAGGACATCCAGAGGAAGATTGCTCACGAGTACCGAAAAGTCTGTTTTTGTCTATGCACGGCTTTGTATCCTTTTATATTCAGGATGGTTTAACATTTGAAGAGATTAGGCCCGCTGCTTTGGCACATGTAAAGCTGCTGTGCAGAAACCTATGA
- a CDS encoding YigZ family protein translates to MLEQYRTVRGSGSKEIVIRKSRFIGHIQPVQTEEEAAAFIERIKKEHWNATHNCSAYMIGERDEIQKQSDDGEPSGTAGKPILEVIRNQKLKNVAIVVTRYFGGILLGAGGLIRAYSDGAVAAIEAGDAITRVLHREIFVELDYTWLGKVENELRNRSIRTGETMFTDKVTLTCLPLAGDAESFSNWITDLTQGQSLVSEGEQLYFIEGE, encoded by the coding sequence ATGTTGGAACAATACCGAACTGTACGCGGTTCCGGCAGCAAGGAAATTGTGATCCGGAAATCCCGTTTTATCGGTCACATCCAGCCTGTTCAGACCGAGGAAGAAGCGGCGGCTTTTATCGAACGCATTAAAAAAGAGCATTGGAACGCAACCCATAATTGTTCTGCCTACATGATCGGGGAACGAGACGAAATCCAGAAGCAATCGGATGACGGTGAACCGAGCGGTACGGCGGGCAAGCCCATTTTGGAGGTTATCCGTAACCAGAAGCTGAAAAATGTGGCGATTGTCGTTACCCGTTACTTCGGGGGGATTTTGCTGGGAGCAGGCGGTTTGATTCGTGCATATTCAGACGGTGCTGTTGCAGCAATTGAGGCAGGGGATGCGATTACGCGTGTGTTACATCGTGAAATTTTTGTAGAACTGGATTACACCTGGTTGGGCAAAGTGGAAAATGAATTGCGGAATCGCAGCATCCGTACTGGAGAAACCATGTTTACGGATAAAGTTACCTTAACCTGTCTGCCGCTGGCTGGTGATGCGGAATCCTTCAGCAACTGGATAACAGACTTGACACAGGGGCAATCGCTTGTGTCGGAGGGAGAGCAGCTTTACTTTATTGAAGGGGAATAA
- a CDS encoding sulfate/molybdate ABC transporter ATP-binding protein, whose translation MHVEVRGLNKHFGNFHAVKDVSFGIQAGHLIGLLGPSGGGKTSILRILAGLEQPDAGEIHFHGKRVNELAPQERGIGFVFQNYALFKHMSVYDNIAFGLKVKKSSKARIKERVTELVELTGLKGFEHRYPHQLSGGQRQRVAFARALAPEPQLLLLDEPFAAIDAKIRQELRTWLRELIERVGITSIFVTHDQDEAIEVADEIMVINQGRLEQKGTPWDIYKKPGTPFVASFIGESTVIEQASSLKGFEEAAGTGARALIRPEYIDVGPSEEFALLSATEEGIVKHLHFRGSEWMVEVQIGDHRLMTYRSLEKSMLEPGQQVRVLVHRAYLYNDQSSWMLENRLKKDPMPIMI comes from the coding sequence ATGCATGTGGAAGTAAGGGGTTTAAACAAGCATTTCGGTAATTTTCATGCAGTAAAAGACGTATCCTTTGGTATTCAAGCGGGTCATCTGATTGGTTTACTCGGTCCGAGCGGTGGCGGCAAAACCTCCATTCTTCGGATTTTGGCAGGTCTGGAGCAACCGGATGCGGGAGAAATTCATTTTCACGGAAAAAGGGTAAACGAGCTGGCCCCGCAGGAACGCGGAATCGGATTTGTATTTCAAAACTATGCTTTGTTCAAGCATATGAGCGTGTACGACAATATTGCCTTTGGTCTAAAAGTGAAAAAAAGCTCCAAGGCCCGCATCAAGGAACGCGTCACAGAGCTGGTTGAGCTGACAGGGCTCAAAGGCTTCGAGCATCGTTATCCGCATCAGTTGTCTGGTGGACAGCGGCAGCGGGTTGCTTTTGCGCGTGCCTTGGCACCAGAGCCTCAATTGCTGCTGCTGGATGAGCCTTTTGCAGCCATTGACGCCAAGATTCGCCAGGAGCTACGCACCTGGCTGCGAGAGTTGATTGAGCGGGTGGGGATCACTTCGATTTTCGTCACGCATGATCAGGATGAGGCTATTGAAGTAGCCGATGAAATTATGGTGATTAATCAGGGACGGCTGGAGCAAAAGGGAACACCTTGGGATATTTATAAAAAGCCAGGGACCCCCTTCGTAGCTTCCTTTATTGGGGAATCGACGGTGATTGAACAGGCGAGCAGTCTCAAAGGCTTCGAGGAAGCTGCAGGAACAGGAGCACGTGCCTTGATCCGTCCAGAGTATATTGATGTCGGGCCAAGCGAGGAGTTTGCGCTTCTGTCGGCGACCGAAGAAGGCATTGTGAAGCATTTGCATTTTCGGGGGAGTGAATGGATGGTTGAAGTACAGATCGGGGATCATCGACTCATGACGTACCGTTCGCTGGAGAAGTCCATGCTGGAGCCTGGTCAGCAGGTGCGCGTGCTGGTGCATCGGGCTTATCTGTATAACGACCAGTCCAGTTGGATGTTGGAAAACCGTCTCAAGAAAGATCCAATGCCTATTATGATTTAA